A single region of the Cucumis melo cultivar AY chromosome 3, USDA_Cmelo_AY_1.0, whole genome shotgun sequence genome encodes:
- the LOC103496551 gene encoding protein EPIDERMAL PATTERNING FACTOR 1, whose amino-acid sequence MKRFPLVAHISLLFGIFFIILMIGRSLDAARWDHMSFNAEDTHRTVNNSRNQQEKTKEVLGMELYPTGSSLPDCSHACGPCFPCKRVMVSFKCSVAESCPTVYRCMCKGKYYHVPSN is encoded by the exons ATGAAAAGATTCCCACTTGTGGCTCACATTTCTCTACTTTTCGGGATTTTTTTCATCATACTAATGATTGGTAGAAGTCTTGATGCTGCTCGCTGGGATCACA TGAGCTTTAATGCAGAAGATACTCACAGAACAGTTAACAATTCAAGGAACCAGCAG GAAAAAACTAAAGAAGTACTTGGTATGGAGTTGTACCCTACAGGATCCAGCCTCCCAGACTGTTCCCATGCATGCGGACCATGTTTTCCGTGCAAAAGGGTGATGGTGAGCTTCAAATGCTCTGTTGCAGAGTCTTGTCCAACCGTCTACAGATGCATGTGTAAAGGAAAATATTATCACGTACCCTCCAATTGA